In Synergistales bacterium, the following proteins share a genomic window:
- a CDS encoding deoxyguanosinetriphosphate triphosphohydrolase, producing MNLRTRWEQLEAEILSPWGTKSAETRGRAREEPECTVRTAFQRDRDRIIHCKSFRRLKHKTQVLLLPEGDHYRTRLTHTLEVAQIARTISRALGLNEDLTEAIALGHDLGHTPFGHMGERTLRELAEEYGLPPFRHAAQSLRVVEHLEKKGQGLNLTWEVRNGILYHSKGQINVRHGFTQNVPATHEGWVVRIADSVAYLNHDLDDALRGGILRTAQVPSGIIRDLGDSHGDRIDTIVTDIIQQSGAEGITMSAPIMETVEQLRHFLYEQVYSGQRANRERPKVRHVLRTLFFHLLQGESRETATAIQELIDFLSGMTDRYALHYFQQIAMPSPWPLQRFPD from the coding sequence ATGAATCTGCGGACACGGTGGGAACAGCTCGAAGCGGAGATCCTCTCCCCCTGGGGGACAAAGAGCGCGGAGACCCGCGGGAGGGCACGCGAGGAACCGGAATGTACGGTGCGTACCGCCTTCCAGCGTGACCGGGACCGTATCATACATTGCAAATCCTTTCGGCGCCTCAAACATAAGACCCAGGTACTGCTGCTCCCCGAGGGCGACCACTACCGGACCAGATTAACCCATACACTGGAGGTCGCGCAGATCGCACGGACCATCTCAAGGGCACTTGGGTTGAACGAAGACCTTACCGAGGCCATCGCCCTGGGCCACGATCTGGGCCATACGCCCTTCGGACATATGGGGGAACGGACGCTCCGGGAGCTTGCGGAGGAATATGGGCTCCCCCCATTCCGCCATGCCGCACAGAGCCTTCGGGTAGTGGAACACCTGGAAAAGAAAGGACAGGGACTCAATCTCACCTGGGAAGTACGTAATGGAATCCTCTACCATTCCAAAGGTCAGATAAACGTGCGCCATGGCTTTACGCAGAACGTTCCGGCAACCCACGAAGGCTGGGTGGTCCGCATTGCTGATTCGGTGGCCTACCTCAATCACGATCTGGACGATGCGCTGCGGGGAGGAATTCTGCGTACAGCCCAGGTACCCTCCGGGATTATCAGAGATCTGGGAGACAGTCACGGCGACCGGATCGATACGATTGTTACCGACATCATTCAACAGAGCGGAGCGGAAGGCATAACTATGAGCGCCCCGATCATGGAGACCGTCGAACAGCTGCGGCATTTCCTCTACGAACAGGTCTATTCGGGGCAACGGGCCAACAGGGAACGCCCCAAGGTGCGGCACGTCCTGCGGACACTGTTTTTCCATCTCCTCCAGGGAGAGAGCAGGGAGACAGCTACGGCCATACAGGAGCTCATCGATTTTCTTTCAGGCATGACGGACCGTTACGCTCTCCACTACTTCCAGCAGATCGCCATGCCATCCCCCTGGCCGCTACAGCGGTTCCCGGACTGA
- a CDS encoding PBP1A family penicillin-binding protein, whose translation MRQKRTPSSREQERHAQSKPPRKRRGLLSGFLLMMLLLVLIAIGAVSVWLALFVKEISADLPTTDEIIKQKPSLASIIYDRDGEEIATLFQKNRVWVPYHSISPWLRKAVIAAEDATFYEHGGLDFSGILRALWIDIQKGGIHQGGSTITQQLARNLFLSREQTITRKAKEAILAMRIERLFSKEQILEMYLNTIYLGHGTWGIGAAAKQYFGKPAGSLTLAQASVIAGLIAAPERFSPFKHPERARERQRYVLQQMVDIGYINPQEMRRTLEQDLHLVQESKRKVGLLSSRAPYFTSYLLFKKLLPAYGTDQVYEGGLRVETTLDLELQQVAQEAVSKLDSEGALIALAPSTGEILAMVGGKDFAESKFNRAIQAFRQPGSAFKPIVYTAALQEGIRPIDRVLDAPLEFGNGWKPGNYSGEFHGEMTIANGLVHSYNAVAVRVANLTGIDKVITMARKLGITSPHLPHDLSVALGSASITPLELARCYCAFANGGYKVTPYAIQKIRTSEGQMLEQNGPSIVAAIDPQHAVTMRSLLRQVVLQGTGRRARIPEQYTFGKTGTTNGFIDAWFVGGAPGLVVAVYAGKDDHSKLGYKATGGKIAAPVWKEFVSQAIEILDLPSSFVGQESIDESVSICTETGFLATPQCSSLQLLLPKEEVPESSCPLHGGDFFLAEQDTNAPKLYLIDDDDTKMAKYSIEVAQAPNIPAEQRHGQVQKQDIPDDAVPSLQQDAYQSDPSPASQVEKRYQDLLQQYGLSN comes from the coding sequence ATGCGGCAAAAGAGGACCCCTTCCTCACGCGAACAAGAAAGACACGCACAGTCGAAACCCCCCAGAAAACGCCGGGGTTTGCTCTCCGGCTTCCTCCTTATGATGCTTCTCCTTGTGTTGATCGCTATTGGAGCTGTGTCGGTATGGCTTGCTCTGTTTGTGAAGGAAATCAGTGCGGATCTTCCCACAACAGATGAAATCATCAAGCAGAAGCCGAGTCTTGCCTCTATCATTTACGACAGGGATGGTGAAGAGATAGCCACGCTGTTCCAAAAAAACAGGGTATGGGTGCCCTATCACTCCATTTCGCCCTGGCTGCGCAAGGCTGTCATCGCTGCCGAGGATGCCACGTTTTACGAACACGGCGGGCTTGATTTCTCCGGCATACTCCGTGCGCTCTGGATTGATATACAAAAGGGAGGAATACATCAGGGGGGCAGTACGATAACACAGCAATTGGCGAGGAATCTCTTTCTTTCCAGAGAGCAGACTATCACCAGGAAAGCCAAAGAGGCCATTCTTGCCATGCGGATCGAACGCCTCTTCTCCAAGGAACAGATTCTTGAGATGTACCTGAACACCATCTATCTCGGTCATGGGACCTGGGGTATTGGGGCTGCTGCCAAGCAATACTTCGGCAAGCCCGCCGGCTCGCTGACGCTGGCTCAAGCCAGCGTGATCGCTGGTTTGATCGCTGCCCCCGAGCGTTTCAGTCCCTTCAAGCATCCCGAGCGTGCACGGGAGCGGCAGCGTTATGTGCTCCAGCAGATGGTGGATATCGGCTACATCAATCCACAGGAGATGCGCCGTACCCTGGAACAGGATCTCCATCTCGTCCAGGAATCGAAGCGCAAGGTCGGACTGCTTTCTTCGAGAGCCCCTTATTTTACCTCCTATCTTCTTTTTAAAAAGCTGCTCCCCGCCTACGGGACCGACCAGGTTTACGAAGGAGGGCTCCGTGTTGAAACGACGTTGGATCTGGAGCTCCAGCAGGTAGCCCAGGAGGCAGTGAGCAAACTCGACTCGGAAGGGGCGCTGATCGCCCTTGCTCCCAGCACCGGAGAGATCCTCGCCATGGTTGGAGGGAAGGACTTTGCCGAAAGTAAGTTCAACCGTGCGATCCAGGCCTTCCGGCAGCCCGGCTCCGCCTTCAAGCCGATTGTGTACACGGCGGCGCTTCAGGAGGGGATACGTCCTATTGATCGCGTGCTGGATGCGCCTTTGGAATTCGGAAATGGTTGGAAGCCAGGTAATTACAGTGGGGAATTCCATGGCGAGATGACCATCGCCAATGGTCTCGTGCATTCCTACAACGCTGTCGCGGTTCGGGTGGCCAATCTCACAGGCATTGACAAGGTCATTACCATGGCCCGCAAACTGGGGATCACGTCCCCCCATCTCCCCCATGATCTTTCCGTGGCGCTGGGTTCCGCAAGTATCACGCCTCTTGAGCTGGCTCGATGTTACTGTGCCTTTGCCAATGGGGGGTACAAGGTGACGCCCTATGCGATCCAGAAGATTCGGACCTCGGAAGGGCAGATGCTTGAGCAAAACGGGCCTTCCATCGTGGCGGCCATTGATCCGCAGCATGCCGTCACGATGCGTTCGCTGCTCCGCCAGGTAGTGCTCCAGGGGACTGGAAGGCGGGCCCGTATCCCAGAACAGTATACCTTCGGGAAAACGGGGACGACCAATGGCTTTATCGATGCCTGGTTTGTAGGAGGGGCACCGGGGCTGGTCGTCGCCGTGTATGCGGGAAAGGACGATCACTCGAAGCTGGGTTACAAGGCTACGGGAGGGAAGATTGCCGCACCGGTATGGAAGGAGTTCGTCAGCCAGGCTATCGAGATCCTCGATCTCCCTTCCTCCTTTGTAGGTCAGGAGAGCATCGATGAATCCGTTTCGATCTGCACCGAAACCGGGTTTCTTGCGACCCCCCAGTGTTCATCGCTCCAATTGCTGCTCCCGAAGGAGGAAGTGCCGGAATCAAGCTGCCCCCTGCATGGAGGCGACTTCTTTCTGGCGGAGCAGGATACCAATGCACCGAAACTCTATCTTATCGATGACGACGACACGAAGATGGCCAAGTATTCTATCGAGGTTGCGCAGGCACCCAATATCCCGGCGGAACAGCGGCATGGACAGGTGCAGAAACAGGATATTCCGGACGATGCCGTTCCCTCTCTGCAACAGGATGCCTACCAATCCGATCCCAGTCCGGCTTCGCAGGTGGAAAAGCGCTATCAGGACCTGTTGCAGCAGTACGGGCTTTCCAACTAG
- a CDS encoding ribosome maturation factor RimP, with protein MKQKKTRKPLPTDRVSALVEEMGYECVEIKARTEQGRKVLSILIDTPDGVGVEDCETVSKHISSFLDARPEIFEARYFLEVSSPGVERPLHGPKDFLRFTGKKARLSISRQDSPKKRRLTGVIVAADNTAITLQLDDGTEEQIEIGRINKARLVFEQPSKERW; from the coding sequence ATGAAACAAAAAAAGACACGAAAACCACTGCCTACTGATAGAGTATCTGCTCTGGTTGAAGAAATGGGTTATGAATGTGTAGAAATCAAGGCCCGCACTGAACAGGGCAGGAAGGTGCTCAGCATATTGATTGATACCCCTGACGGTGTCGGTGTGGAGGACTGCGAAACCGTCTCCAAACACATCAGCTCCTTCCTGGACGCCAGACCTGAGATCTTTGAGGCCCGATATTTCCTTGAGGTCAGCTCGCCGGGGGTAGAGCGACCGTTACATGGACCAAAGGATTTTTTGCGCTTTACCGGCAAAAAGGCGAGGCTGAGCATCTCCAGACAAGACAGCCCGAAAAAGCGGCGCCTCACGGGGGTCATCGTCGCTGCGGACAACACAGCCATAACGTTGCAACTCGACGACGGAACAGAAGAACAGATAGAGATCGGTCGCATTAACAAAGCCAGACTTGTTTTTGAGCAACCCTCGAAAGAGCGCTGGTGA
- the nusA gene encoding transcription termination factor NusA: MSLGRDFVRALRQIEEEKGLPTETIKASLEAALVSAYRKHKGGNQNVEVHLDLENGEFSLHEVRQVVEEVEHSDTEISLEEAREKGYNDIHTGDLIRMEVYPQGFGRIAAQTARQVIIQRLKDAERQVIFDEFSGRVGELVNGIVFKAEEEHVLVRLNDRTEAILPRDERIVGEYYAPGHRKKFYLLDVRRTTRGPRIVVSRTHPGLLRRLLELEVPEIQEGTLEIKGIVREAGARSKVAIHTTDPNVDPVGACVGAKGARIKSIGEELGGERMDVIIWNNDPLQFIKNSLSPAKVVKVEPVLETEKAVRVFVRPDQLSLAIGKAGQNVRLAARLTSWKIDIKVLEPERMPTLQDLFEDIVKGGTSKEWENKEEG; this comes from the coding sequence ATGTCTTTAGGTCGCGATTTCGTTCGGGCGTTAAGGCAAATAGAAGAGGAAAAGGGGCTGCCCACAGAAACCATCAAGGCGAGCCTGGAAGCCGCACTCGTGTCGGCGTACCGAAAGCACAAGGGCGGCAATCAGAATGTTGAGGTTCATCTCGATCTGGAAAACGGGGAGTTCTCGCTCCACGAGGTACGTCAGGTTGTCGAAGAGGTTGAACATTCCGACACGGAGATCAGTTTAGAGGAGGCCAGGGAAAAGGGGTACAATGACATCCATACTGGCGACCTCATCAGGATGGAGGTGTATCCCCAAGGTTTTGGCCGAATCGCTGCACAAACAGCCAGGCAGGTGATCATCCAACGTTTGAAGGACGCCGAACGACAGGTGATCTTCGACGAGTTTTCGGGACGCGTCGGAGAACTGGTGAACGGCATTGTCTTTAAAGCTGAAGAGGAACATGTCCTCGTACGCCTGAACGACCGAACAGAGGCAATCCTTCCACGTGATGAGCGCATTGTCGGAGAATACTATGCTCCGGGTCACCGAAAGAAATTCTATCTCCTGGATGTACGACGGACAACCAGGGGACCCCGTATCGTTGTCTCCCGCACCCATCCCGGCTTACTCCGCAGGCTTCTGGAACTCGAGGTTCCGGAAATTCAGGAGGGCACGCTTGAAATCAAGGGGATTGTACGGGAGGCAGGGGCGCGTTCCAAGGTAGCCATTCATACAACTGACCCAAATGTCGATCCCGTCGGCGCTTGTGTGGGGGCCAAGGGAGCCAGAATCAAGTCAATCGGCGAGGAACTCGGCGGCGAGCGCATGGATGTTATTATCTGGAACAACGATCCACTACAGTTTATCAAAAATTCCCTTTCTCCAGCTAAGGTGGTTAAAGTGGAGCCTGTGCTGGAAACGGAAAAGGCGGTTCGTGTATTCGTTCGCCCCGATCAGTTGTCCCTGGCTATCGGGAAGGCCGGACAGAATGTCAGGTTGGCGGCACGCTTAACCTCCTGGAAGATCGATATCAAGGTTTTGGAACCGGAACGGATGCCCACGCTGCAGGACCTCTTTGAGGATATCGTAAAGGGAGGCACCTCAAAGGAATGGGAAAACAAGGAAGAGGGGTAA
- a CDS encoding YlxR family protein, producing MGKQGRGVRKRRPRTCAGCGSEHSKKEMIRIVRTPQGEVRIDPTGKAPGRGTYLCRDPECVRKARKRKALARALKTGVPQEVYNILLEHYMTSPAPNRAKESPDE from the coding sequence ATGGGAAAACAAGGAAGAGGGGTAAGAAAACGTCGCCCCCGCACTTGTGCCGGCTGCGGGAGCGAGCATTCCAAAAAAGAGATGATCCGGATAGTTCGAACCCCGCAAGGCGAGGTTCGGATCGACCCGACAGGGAAAGCGCCGGGAAGAGGCACCTACCTTTGCCGCGATCCCGAGTGTGTCAGGAAAGCTCGAAAGCGGAAAGCGTTAGCGCGCGCCCTCAAAACAGGGGTGCCGCAGGAAGTGTACAATATATTGCTAGAACATTATATGACAAGTCCAGCCCCTAACAGGGCAAAGGAAAGCCCGGATGAGTAA
- the infB gene encoding translation initiation factor IF-2, translated as MSKIRIYELAKLLGKSNKELMEILHSLDVEVKSHMSSIDTETAQLVEDTVLEAGKPSVVKEHQKEEETLAVPMESTVSDVAGILGVSPGEAVNTLIQDGMMVPANAPVDESILRSLSHAFGKKLVQSAESKKGPEEESTEATPAKTLKERPSGEHLGPRPPIVTVMGHVDHGKTTLLDYIRETKVADAEAGGITQHIGASVVQHEGGTIVFLDTPGHEAFTEMRSRGAQVTDIAILVVAAEDGLMPQSVEAINHAKAAGVPIVVAINKIDKPEANPDRVRQQLSEHKLIPEEWGGNTIMIEVSAKKGIGVDQLLEMVTLTAEMEELKADPTVDPKGVFIEARLDKGKGAVGTVIVQEGTLMRGDIILAETTWARIRAMISDTGAPVDTAGPSTPVEILGLNGVPHAGERFHKVAHEKDARDAVNRMQQEKREQQVVKANKPTLEQIYEQMREGSIPQLNLVIKADVQGSLEALKGSIQKLPTEEVGLNIIHEGVGRLSGSDIQLASVSDAIVIGFNVRPDSNAKKLAEKEGVQVRLYRVIYDLIEDVRSALEGMLAPTVREHIIGEAEIRAVFKVPKAGKVAGCYVTNGSIRRNAKVRIVRDGVVTWDGSLSALKRFKDDVREVAQGYECGMDFANFQDIREGDVVEAYEMIEEKRNLE; from the coding sequence TTGAGTAAAATACGCATTTACGAACTCGCTAAGCTGTTAGGAAAATCAAACAAGGAGCTTATGGAGATCCTTCACTCGCTAGACGTAGAAGTGAAGAGTCACATGAGTTCCATTGATACCGAAACCGCACAGCTTGTGGAAGACACTGTACTTGAAGCAGGAAAGCCATCGGTAGTGAAAGAGCATCAAAAAGAGGAAGAAACCCTCGCCGTGCCTATGGAAAGCACGGTTTCCGATGTCGCCGGCATCCTTGGTGTCAGCCCGGGGGAAGCTGTCAACACACTGATCCAGGATGGCATGATGGTACCGGCCAATGCTCCGGTTGACGAGTCTATCCTCCGCTCGCTCAGCCATGCCTTCGGGAAAAAGCTGGTCCAGTCAGCTGAATCGAAAAAGGGCCCTGAGGAAGAAAGCACCGAAGCAACCCCGGCAAAGACACTGAAGGAGAGACCATCGGGGGAACACCTTGGACCAAGGCCGCCGATCGTCACCGTAATGGGCCACGTTGACCACGGAAAGACAACGTTGCTGGATTATATCAGGGAAACAAAGGTTGCTGACGCCGAAGCCGGCGGCATTACCCAACACATCGGGGCCTCTGTGGTGCAACATGAAGGCGGTACAATCGTCTTCCTCGACACGCCTGGACACGAGGCCTTCACCGAAATGCGCTCCCGGGGAGCACAAGTGACGGATATCGCCATTCTGGTCGTCGCCGCGGAGGATGGCCTGATGCCGCAATCGGTGGAAGCCATCAACCACGCTAAAGCCGCCGGAGTACCCATCGTTGTTGCTATCAACAAAATCGACAAACCCGAAGCCAACCCGGACAGGGTCCGCCAGCAGCTCTCCGAGCACAAGCTGATCCCGGAAGAGTGGGGCGGCAATACAATCATGATCGAGGTATCCGCCAAAAAAGGGATCGGGGTAGACCAGCTTCTGGAAATGGTCACCCTTACCGCCGAGATGGAAGAGCTGAAGGCCGATCCAACGGTAGATCCCAAAGGTGTTTTTATCGAAGCCCGGCTTGACAAGGGCAAAGGTGCCGTCGGCACTGTAATCGTACAGGAAGGCACCCTGATGCGCGGCGACATTATCCTTGCGGAGACCACCTGGGCCCGTATCCGAGCGATGATCTCCGACACGGGTGCACCTGTGGATACGGCAGGTCCGAGCACCCCGGTGGAGATCCTGGGCTTGAACGGTGTCCCGCACGCGGGAGAGCGATTCCATAAGGTAGCTCATGAAAAGGACGCCCGGGATGCCGTCAACCGCATGCAGCAGGAGAAGCGCGAACAGCAGGTTGTCAAGGCCAACAAACCAACCCTGGAACAGATCTACGAACAGATGCGGGAAGGGTCGATACCCCAGCTCAATCTGGTCATCAAGGCCGACGTCCAGGGATCTCTGGAAGCATTGAAGGGGTCCATTCAGAAACTGCCGACCGAAGAGGTGGGCCTGAATATCATCCACGAAGGCGTGGGACGGCTTTCCGGGTCGGACATCCAGCTGGCTTCCGTGTCGGATGCCATCGTCATCGGGTTTAATGTCCGTCCAGACTCGAATGCAAAAAAACTCGCAGAAAAAGAAGGTGTGCAGGTACGTCTGTATCGGGTCATCTACGACCTGATCGAAGATGTGCGGAGCGCCCTGGAGGGCATGCTTGCCCCGACAGTCCGGGAACATATCATCGGAGAGGCCGAGATCAGAGCGGTATTCAAGGTGCCCAAGGCAGGCAAGGTTGCGGGCTGTTACGTCACGAACGGTTCGATCCGCCGCAATGCAAAGGTGCGCATTGTCCGAGATGGTGTGGTTACCTGGGATGGGTCCCTGTCGGCCCTAAAGCGTTTCAAGGACGACGTCCGCGAGGTTGCGCAAGGGTACGAATGCGGAATGGACTTTGCAAACTTTCAGGACATTCGAGAAGGCGATGTTGTAGAAGCCTATGAGATGATTGAAGAGAAGCGCAATCTCGAATGA
- a CDS encoding DUF503 domain-containing protein, which translates to MKRHPASNRPFFGYYIAEFTVPWAQTRKDRRQITRSLTDHLRRGWNVSVADLSPDESVTKGVLCIVSAGSAEVSLREKIAALDEYLGRREDQGDFEVYRREQGVFRYDEFQNETDQQSATEGNLRNPAEKDQEGAG; encoded by the coding sequence ATGAAGAGACACCCCGCATCGAACCGACCCTTCTTTGGGTACTATATTGCCGAGTTCACCGTCCCCTGGGCACAGACCAGGAAGGATAGGCGGCAGATCACACGATCTTTGACGGACCATCTCAGACGCGGGTGGAATGTCTCCGTGGCCGACCTGAGTCCCGACGAGTCCGTGACAAAGGGTGTGCTCTGCATTGTCAGCGCCGGAAGTGCCGAGGTTTCGTTGCGGGAGAAAATCGCAGCACTCGATGAGTACCTTGGCAGACGCGAGGACCAGGGGGATTTTGAAGTGTACCGAAGAGAACAAGGGGTTTTCCGTTATGACGAGTTTCAGAATGAAACGGATCAACAGTCAGCTACAGAGGGCAATCTCCGAAACCCTGCAGAGAAGGATCAAGAAGGGGCCGGCTAA
- the rbfA gene encoding 30S ribosome-binding factor RbfA produces the protein MTSFRMKRINSQLQRAISETLQRRIKKGPAKEAVITDVECSKDLAHAKVFFTVIDKHRRGEIKQALEGVSGVLRGMLGEHLHLRQIPELHFIVDVSEERAREIDRLLDSLPETQSHSKNEETDEDV, from the coding sequence ATGACGAGTTTCAGAATGAAACGGATCAACAGTCAGCTACAGAGGGCAATCTCCGAAACCCTGCAGAGAAGGATCAAGAAGGGGCCGGCTAAGGAAGCGGTCATCACCGACGTGGAATGCTCCAAAGACCTCGCCCACGCGAAGGTGTTTTTTACTGTCATCGATAAACACAGGAGAGGAGAAATCAAACAGGCCCTGGAAGGGGTATCCGGTGTCTTGCGGGGGATGCTGGGCGAACATCTCCATCTGAGACAAATCCCGGAACTGCACTTTATTGTGGACGTTTCGGAGGAACGTGCCCGGGAAATCGACAGGCTGCTTGACTCCCTTCCCGAGACGCAGAGTCATTCCAAGAATGAGGAGACCGACGAAGATGTCTAG
- a CDS encoding bifunctional oligoribonuclease/PAP phosphatase NrnA has protein sequence MSRHAPKQSDLASIIKTMETADTWLLISHEKPDGDTLGCAAALYEAAQMMGKGCRWIGKSPIPAVFSFIRHVDCYEQRSTLPSDFPGPEGCIIVVDTSTPDRAVAGIPEECGGRPLIVIDHHGDNAGYGTMDHVDKEAAATGEIIWSLFEKAGWGVSKSQAEALYVAIATDTGAFSFSNTTPRTHQVAAQLLQYGVLPEKIAQHLYSQDSLGKLRLWCRVLERVALWAGGRVAYMEVRQEDFEATQTTRDDIENLVNEAFRLRSVEFALLLTENSAETRASLRSRTELSARAIATEWGGGGHLQAAAFSTDTPIETVRSSLRDRIEMDYAERASLPQ, from the coding sequence ATGTCTAGGCATGCTCCCAAGCAATCTGACCTTGCATCCATCATCAAAACAATGGAAACAGCGGATACCTGGCTTCTGATCAGCCACGAAAAACCCGACGGCGATACCCTGGGTTGCGCCGCTGCCCTCTACGAAGCAGCGCAAATGATGGGAAAAGGCTGTAGATGGATAGGGAAGAGCCCCATTCCTGCGGTTTTTTCCTTCATCAGGCATGTGGACTGTTACGAACAACGCTCCACACTCCCCAGCGATTTCCCCGGCCCCGAGGGATGCATCATCGTTGTGGATACCAGCACCCCTGACCGGGCCGTTGCAGGAATCCCGGAGGAGTGCGGGGGCAGGCCGCTCATCGTGATTGATCACCACGGCGACAATGCGGGGTACGGCACCATGGATCATGTCGACAAGGAAGCAGCGGCAACAGGAGAGATCATATGGTCTCTCTTTGAAAAGGCAGGATGGGGTGTTTCGAAGAGCCAGGCTGAAGCGCTCTATGTGGCGATCGCCACCGATACAGGTGCATTTTCCTTCAGTAACACCACACCCCGGACACACCAGGTTGCAGCGCAGCTTTTGCAATACGGCGTTCTGCCGGAAAAGATTGCACAGCACCTCTACTCGCAGGACAGTCTCGGGAAATTGCGACTCTGGTGCCGCGTGCTTGAACGTGTCGCACTGTGGGCAGGGGGCAGGGTTGCCTATATGGAGGTGCGTCAGGAGGACTTCGAGGCAACCCAGACAACACGCGATGACATCGAGAACCTCGTTAACGAGGCATTCCGTCTCCGTTCGGTTGAATTTGCCCTGCTTCTTACCGAAAACAGCGCCGAGACCCGGGCAAGCCTCCGCTCACGAACAGAGCTCTCGGCAAGAGCGATCGCCACCGAGTGGGGCGGCGGCGGTCATCTCCAGGCCGCGGCGTTTTCGACGGACACACCTATCGAGACAGTACGGAGCTCCCTGCGTGATCGGATTGAGATGGACTATGCTGAACGGGCTTCTCTGCCTCAATAA
- the truB gene encoding tRNA pseudouridine(55) synthase TruB, protein MRSTDAVASVRRRLPKKTKVGHAGTLDSPAEGLLILLIGRATRLSQYVMKLPKYYRATIRLGAVTDTDDRTGTVLETTVVPPEEELLRRLKATLPAFLGEKAQLPPAISAVRVGGERAHALQRSGKTVRLTPRLVSINRIDFLGYNAGTETLQLGVLCGKGTYIRSLARDLGEALQCGGYVVSLERSSIGAFRNGQAVSVDGLCSSREVEHSMLPVHTLASQFTRFAPSWNWQKPLRNGSAIPLSGLTRKGWGSVTSDSPLVVEGEDCYAFGALDRTGPTVTFQPETVLHLAGDHAR, encoded by the coding sequence TTGAGAAGCACCGATGCGGTTGCCTCGGTGCGGCGCAGACTTCCCAAAAAGACCAAAGTCGGTCATGCGGGGACCCTGGACTCACCGGCAGAGGGACTGCTCATTCTCCTGATTGGACGGGCAACCCGTCTGAGCCAGTATGTCATGAAACTCCCCAAATACTACAGGGCCACCATTCGGCTGGGAGCAGTGACCGATACAGACGATCGGACCGGCACGGTACTGGAAACAACCGTCGTCCCTCCTGAGGAAGAACTGCTGCGGCGGTTGAAAGCGACCCTGCCTGCCTTCCTCGGTGAAAAGGCACAACTGCCGCCTGCAATCTCGGCTGTCCGTGTCGGAGGGGAACGGGCCCATGCGTTACAGCGTTCAGGGAAAACCGTCCGGCTTACCCCCCGCCTTGTCTCGATCAACCGAATCGATTTTCTCGGCTACAACGCCGGAACAGAGACGCTGCAACTCGGGGTCCTCTGCGGTAAAGGGACATATATTCGAAGCCTCGCCCGGGATCTGGGAGAAGCGCTCCAATGTGGAGGGTATGTGGTGTCGCTTGAGCGTTCCAGCATAGGAGCATTCCGCAACGGTCAGGCGGTGTCCGTTGATGGACTCTGTTCTTCCCGGGAAGTGGAGCATTCCATGCTGCCGGTTCACACCCTGGCGTCCCAATTTACCCGGTTTGCACCGAGCTGGAACTGGCAGAAACCGCTGCGGAACGGATCGGCCATCCCTCTCTCGGGACTGACCAGAAAGGGCTGGGGATCGGTGACCTCTGATTCCCCGCTGGTGGTGGAAGGGGAAGACTGCTACGCCTTCGGCGCCCTCGACAGAACAGGACCAACCGTCACATTCCAGCCCGAGACCGTGTTGCACCTTGCAGGGGATCATGCGCGATGA